In Phragmites australis chromosome 16, lpPhrAust1.1, whole genome shotgun sequence, one DNA window encodes the following:
- the LOC133896207 gene encoding putative G-type lectin S-receptor-like serine/threonine-protein kinase At1g61610, whose amino-acid sequence MPMHSLPIYPILLFLSCSFSSMHLCASRNHLVPGKPLSAGSTLVSDDGTFALGFFSPSNSTKKHYYVGIWYNNIPQHTTVWIANRAVPITNLSSAVLALSNSTNLVLSDGNGRVLWRSNNSIAISSSPATTFSAEATLDNTGNFILRSLSNSTVLWQSFDHPTDTLLPGMNLRISHKMHALQHLISWRSLHDPSPGTFSYGADPNNFLQRFIWNGTRPHRRSPVWNSYFLLGSYMDNLHSPIYMAVHRGADDELYMSFGMPIDALSFLIRMEINYSGKVNILSWDSNMSVWTALYTEPEHECNNYDYCGPYAYCDNTGTTPTCKCLDGFEPEHECNNYDYCGPHEGSVGGRFSQGCRRKKVRRCRGGDGFLTLPHMKVPDQFLYVRNRSFDECTAECRSNCSCVAYAYANMSTRAIDEDDTRCLIWTGKMIDMEKFSQGGENLYIRMNKLSGNMSKTNTLEIVLPVVASLLAFICIGLIWIFWFRDAARKSLLDWPARFEIIKGVARALLYLHQDSRLTVIHRDLKASNVLLDAEMRPKISDFGTARIFGVNEQESSTNRVVGTFGYMAPEYALEGIISVKSDVYSFGVLLLEIVSGLKIRETGPIRGSPNLVVYAWNLWKDGSMQDLVDLSVVESCSPDETLRCIQIGLLSVQDNPNARPLMPWVVSSLDNEAIELPQPREPVYFARRNYETGGAGESYVSDMSLTTLEEGR is encoded by the exons ATGCCAATGCATTCCCTTCCCATCTATCCCATCCTCTTGTTTCTTTCTTGTTCATTCAGTTCGATGCATCTCTGTGCATCCAGGAACCACCTTGTCCCCGGCAAGCCGCTCTCTGCAGGCAGCACTCTTGTGTCCGACGATGGCACCTTCGCCCTGGGCTTCTTCTCCCCATCCAACTCCACCAAAAAACATTACTATGTTGGCATATGGTACAACAACATCCCGCAGCACACCACTGTGTGGATCGCCAACCGTGCGGTGCCAATCACCAATCTTTCATCCGCGGTGCTCGCCTTGAGCAATAGCACAAACCTTGTCCTGTCCGATGGCAATGGCCGCGTCCTTTGGAGGTCAAACAACAGCATCGCCATCAGTTCTTCACCTGCCACCACCTTCTCTGCAGAAGCCACACTAGACAACACCGGGAACTTCATCCTCCGGTCATTGAGCAACAGCACCGTCCTATGGCAGAGCTTCGACCACCCGACTGACACTCTCCTTCCCGGGATGAACCTCAGGATCAGCCACAAGATGCATGCGCTGCAACACCTCATTTCTTGGAGGAGCCTACATGACCCATCCCCTGGCACCTTCTCCTACGGTGCAGACCCCAACAACTTCCTGCAGCGCTTCATCTGGAACGGCACAAGGCCACACCGTCGAAGCCCGGTGTGGAATAGCTACTTCCTTCTCGGGAGCTACATGGACAACCTCCATTCCCCCATTTACATGGCGGTACATCGTGGTGCCGATGACGAGCTGTACATGTCCTTCGGCATGCCAATTGACGCCTTGTCCTTTCTGATCAGAATGGAGATAAACTACTCAGGCAAGGTAAATATACTAAGCTGGGACAGCAACATGTCGGTATGGACAGCCTTGTACACGGAGCCTGAGCATGAGTGCAACAACTATGATTACTGTGGTCCTTACGCTTACTGCGACAACACTGGAACTACCCCAACATGCAAGTGCCTTGATGGTTTTGAGCCTGAGCATGAGTGCAATAACTATGATTACTGTGGTCCTCATGAAGGCAGTGTTGGCGGCAGATTTTCGCAGGGATGTCGCCGGAAGAAGGTGCGGAGATGTAGAGGTGGAGATGGCTTCTTGACCTTGCCGCACATGAAGGTCCCTGACCAGTTCCTCTACGTCCGGAACAGAAGCTTCGATGAGTGCACGGCAGAATGCAGGAGCAACTGCTCCTGCGTGGCATATGCTTATGCCAACATGAGTACCAGGGCTATTGATGAGGATGACACAAGGTGCTTGATATGGACTGGGAAGATGATTGACATGGAGAAGTTCAGCCAAGGAGGGGAGAACCTCTATATTCGCATGAACAAATTAAGTG GTAACATGAGCAAGACCAACACCCTAGAAATTGTACTGCCAGTTGTTGCAAGTTTGCTGGCATTCATATGCATAGGGCTTATTTGGATCTTCTGGTTTAGAG ATGCTGCAAGAAAATCACTGCTTGACTGGCCCGCAAGATTCGAGATAATCAAAGGTGTAGCCAGAGCCCTTCTTTATCTCCACCAAGATTCAAGATTGACAGTAATTCATAGAGATCTCAAAGCAAGCAACGTACTGTTGGATGCTGAAATGAGACCCAAAATATCTGATTTTGGTACAGCTAGGATTTTTGGTGTCAACGAACAAGAATCAAGTACTAATCGAGTCGTTGGAACTTT TGGTTACATGGCGCCTGAATATGCATTGGAAGGCATCATTTCTGTCAAATCCGATGTCTATAGCTTTGGCGTATTGCTCCTGGAGATTGTGAGTGGCTTGAAGATCAGAGAGACAGGCCCAATCAGAGGTTCACCCAACCTTGTAGTTTAT GCATGGAACCTATGGAAGGATGGAAGCATGCAGGATTTAGTTGACTTGTCAGTTGTTGAGAGCTGTTCACCTGATGAAACTCTACGATGTATTCAGATCGGACTCCTGTCGGTACAAGACAACCCAAATGCTCGCCCACTTATGCCATGGGTGGTGTCGAGCTTGGATAACGAAGCCATAGAGCTGCCACAGCCGAGAGAGCCGGTATACTTTGCGAGGAGGAATTACGAAACTGGTGGGGCAGGAGAAAGTTATGTAAGTGACATGAGCCTCACAACACTGGAGGAGGGACGCTAG